In Pseudoduganella albidiflava, a single window of DNA contains:
- a CDS encoding Mor transcription activator family protein: MLLKEVRDTLGTEVFSKEVERAIEKKVRLHFGGQEVYVKQSRPDPDERALAIRAEYNMTNRRELMERYGLGRSAFYKIIKGG, translated from the coding sequence ATGCTGTTGAAGGAAGTTCGGGACACACTTGGTACCGAGGTGTTTTCGAAAGAAGTTGAGCGCGCGATTGAGAAGAAGGTGCGGTTGCACTTCGGCGGCCAGGAGGTGTACGTAAAGCAGAGCCGACCCGATCCTGATGAACGAGCGTTGGCCATCCGTGCCGAGTACAACATGACCAATCGCCGCGAGCTGATGGAACGGTACGGCCTGGGCCGCAGCGCGTTCTACAAGATCATCAAGGGCGGATGA
- a CDS encoding phage terminase large subunit family protein, whose amino-acid sequence MSDMYEVVGWQSPELEATVGRGLGAFGVPEPKTLEAWARENFYLSKESSYVEQNWVPWPFQRAILACIGNDDIRDLDFMKSARVGYTKMLLAAIGYFAEHKRRNQVLWQPTDGDSDEFVKTELDTMLRDVKVMERAMPAHVSRNKDNTLAQKKFLGCLLHTRGGTAARAYRRISVDVAYLDELDAFLRDIDKEGSPDILARKRVEGATFPKFVTGSTPKLGGFSLIEDRYNAADERFAYAIPCPECGGFHKLAWGKKDDTTGFKWVDGDPATVRHLCPHCSALIDQGQYLAVADLGRWQNVDGSMTIDFDGVFRNGAGQVVTPPAHIAFHVWTAYSPAVNWASIVQDFMEAYEKAQSGDITKLKAFTNTTLGETWALDVEKTEADTLKDRAEPYKFDTVPMGGLQLLAGCDTQPNRIELTVWAYGRGCEKWLVDHEVCYGNPEEDQVWEDVAEYLFDKEFAHASGKRLKIYASAIDTGGHNTQAVYNFVQTSAQKGHRIFAVKGRSGREKHIKDGASKVDIDWRGKKRKKGMILWQVGTNLAKDLIYGRLQITRPGPGYVHFSKDASDEFFKQMAGEARVERATAGGRESRWTALRKRVEAWDCTVYTVWLETHLELGKKKAVYWEQLEALVQPAIVDLFAGPMTIEEPAPVVVPQAPAKQEPAAAPVAKPADQPRRTGSSGFASDDWMGRGFS is encoded by the coding sequence ATGAGCGATATGTACGAGGTGGTCGGCTGGCAGTCGCCGGAGCTTGAAGCCACCGTAGGGCGTGGCCTGGGTGCGTTCGGCGTGCCCGAGCCAAAAACGCTCGAAGCGTGGGCGCGAGAAAACTTCTACCTGTCGAAGGAATCGTCGTACGTCGAGCAGAACTGGGTGCCATGGCCGTTCCAGCGCGCGATCCTGGCGTGTATCGGTAACGACGATATCCGCGACCTGGACTTCATGAAGTCGGCCCGGGTGGGTTACACGAAGATGCTGCTGGCCGCGATCGGCTACTTCGCCGAGCACAAGCGCCGCAACCAGGTGCTGTGGCAGCCAACCGATGGCGACAGCGACGAGTTCGTCAAGACCGAGCTGGACACCATGCTGCGCGACGTGAAAGTGATGGAGCGCGCGATGCCGGCGCACGTCTCCAGGAACAAGGACAACACCCTGGCGCAGAAGAAGTTCCTGGGCTGCCTGCTGCACACGCGAGGTGGCACCGCGGCTCGCGCTTACCGCCGGATCTCGGTCGACGTGGCCTACCTCGACGAGCTGGATGCATTCCTGCGCGACATCGACAAGGAAGGCTCGCCGGACATCCTGGCGCGCAAGCGTGTGGAGGGCGCGACGTTCCCGAAATTTGTCACAGGCTCCACGCCCAAGCTGGGCGGCTTCTCGCTGATCGAGGACCGGTACAACGCGGCGGACGAACGATTCGCCTACGCGATTCCATGCCCCGAGTGCGGAGGCTTCCACAAGCTTGCCTGGGGCAAGAAGGACGACACGACGGGTTTCAAGTGGGTGGATGGCGACCCGGCTACCGTGCGCCACCTATGCCCGCACTGCAGCGCGCTGATCGACCAGGGCCAATACCTGGCCGTGGCCGATCTGGGCCGCTGGCAGAATGTCGATGGCAGCATGACGATCGACTTCGACGGCGTGTTCCGTAACGGTGCTGGCCAGGTCGTGACGCCGCCGGCGCATATCGCCTTCCACGTGTGGACAGCGTACAGCCCGGCGGTGAACTGGGCTTCGATCGTGCAGGACTTCATGGAGGCGTACGAGAAGGCCCAGTCCGGCGACATCACGAAGCTGAAAGCCTTCACGAACACGACGCTGGGCGAGACCTGGGCGCTGGACGTGGAGAAGACCGAGGCCGACACACTGAAGGACCGGGCCGAGCCCTACAAGTTCGACACCGTTCCCATGGGTGGGCTTCAGCTGCTGGCCGGCTGCGACACGCAGCCCAACCGCATCGAGCTCACAGTCTGGGCCTATGGCCGCGGCTGCGAGAAATGGCTGGTCGACCACGAAGTCTGCTACGGCAATCCGGAGGAGGACCAAGTTTGGGAAGACGTGGCCGAATACCTCTTCGACAAGGAATTCGCGCACGCGAGCGGAAAGCGCCTGAAGATCTACGCCAGCGCGATCGACACCGGCGGCCACAATACACAGGCCGTGTACAACTTCGTGCAGACGTCTGCACAGAAGGGCCACCGCATCTTCGCCGTGAAAGGCCGGTCCGGCCGCGAGAAGCATATCAAGGATGGTGCGTCGAAGGTCGATATCGACTGGCGCGGCAAGAAGCGCAAGAAGGGCATGATCCTGTGGCAGGTCGGTACCAACCTGGCGAAAGACCTGATCTATGGCCGCCTGCAGATCACCAGGCCGGGCCCGGGCTATGTGCACTTCTCGAAGGACGCCAGTGACGAGTTCTTCAAACAGATGGCCGGCGAGGCCCGTGTCGAGCGGGCGACCGCCGGCGGCCGGGAATCGCGCTGGACTGCGCTACGCAAGCGGGTCGAGGCCTGGGACTGCACGGTCTACACAGTGTGGCTGGAGACTCATCTCGAACTGGGGAAAAAGAAGGCCGTGTACTGGGAGCAGCTGGAAGCGCTGGTGCAGCCGGCGATTGTCGACCTGTTCGCGGGGCCGATGACAATCGAGGAACCTGCCCCTGTGGTCGTACCTCAGGCTCCCGCGAAACAGGAGCCGGCAGCAGCGCCGGTGGCAAAGCCGGCGGACCAACCCCGGCGCACCGGATCTTCCGGGTTCGCGTCGGACGACTGGATGGGTAGGGGGTTCTCGTGA
- a CDS encoding terminase small subunit, with protein MSTDLNEPMTQAAFGALVGVTQQAIGNLVGRGVLDMKVPARQALQMYCAHLREQAAGRASNGELDLVNERAGLAKAQRERIEMQNAVTRGELAPVTLIEEVLSKAGGKIAGILEGIPGAVKRRVPALSGDEIKNIGAEIARVRNIVASMSLADLRDSGAESDEDRGAGSDEVIDA; from the coding sequence TTGTCGACTGACCTGAACGAACCCATGACGCAGGCAGCTTTCGGCGCGCTGGTCGGTGTCACGCAGCAGGCGATCGGCAACTTGGTTGGCCGCGGCGTGCTGGATATGAAGGTGCCGGCGCGACAGGCGTTGCAGATGTACTGCGCGCACCTGCGCGAGCAAGCCGCCGGCCGTGCCAGCAATGGCGAGCTCGATCTGGTGAACGAGCGGGCGGGCTTGGCGAAGGCCCAGCGCGAACGGATCGAGATGCAGAACGCCGTCACGCGCGGCGAGCTCGCGCCAGTAACGCTGATCGAGGAAGTGCTGTCGAAGGCCGGCGGCAAGATCGCGGGCATCCTGGAAGGGATCCCGGGCGCCGTGAAGCGCCGCGTGCCGGCGCTGTCCGGCGACGAGATCAAGAACATCGGCGCGGAGATCGCGCGCGTGCGCAACATCGTGGCGAGCATGTCGCTGGCGGACCTGCGTGACTCCGGCGCGGAATCTGATGAAGACCGGGGCGCGGGGTCCGACGAGGTGATCGACGCATGA